The genomic window GACGGCCTTCGCGCCCCCTTCAGGGTCTCGCCGATCCTCTCGGAATCGTCGCCAAGAAAGCGGACCGACGCGAGACCCTCCAATTTCTCATATTCCTCCGGCTCAGGCTCGGTCTTGGCCTCGCTGCCCGCAGGACGCGTCCCGGCTGAGTTCGTGCCGTCGAAGGACTGAACGGGAACATCGCTTCGCGGCACGCCGCAGTCCTGGACGACGCATTCGCAGTCTCGCTTTGCTGTTTTTATAGATGAGACACCAATCGCCTTGCACGTGGCAGCCGCGATAGCTCTCCCAAGGCCCCTTTAACGGGTGGTCATCGTCAATCGGCAAGAGAGGAGTTCCGGACCGGAGCTTGTTCACAATGGCGACAAGCTTGTCGATCCGGTAACCCCGGCTCT from Bradyrhizobium zhanjiangense includes these protein-coding regions:
- a CDS encoding type II toxin-antitoxin system YafQ family toxin, with translation MKPLRLTTQYKKDLKRIKSRGYRIDKLVAIVNKLRSGTPLLPIDDDHPLKGPWESYRGCHVQGDWCLIYKNSKARLRMRRPGLRRAAKRCSRSVLRRHELSRDASCGQRGQDRA